The Mytilus edulis chromosome 5, xbMytEdul2.2, whole genome shotgun sequence genomic interval AACTTGTTTATTATTGACAAAAATAAATGCTGACTTttataaatgattgtttttgttattgtttatgcCATTGGGTTTCTGTATCAATAACGAGTTTTCTAATGAAGTTTAGAAGTACTTATTTATTATTCTTCAGAGGAATATTTCAAATGTCAATAACAGAGGTACTGTGAATGTAATGACACATCAAATGATTGACCGTCCGACATTTTTATCATAAATCGGCGCAATTGTGAGAGTTGTCTCAAGTACAAGATACTATTTGAAACGTTTTTTGTACGTGGTTAGATATTTTTGAAGCAAGAGTATATTCACTTAAGCATTTAACACGTCTCTCGGACTAGTtaacgatgacctatagttatggcgttcattatcactgaactagtatatatttgtttaggggccagttgaaggacgcctccgggtgcgggaatttctggctacattgaagacctgttggtgaccttctgttgttgtttttttctatggtcgggttgttgtctctttggcacattccccatttccattctcaattttattgttaacttATGTGTCATTAAgtttctagtggagagttgtctcactggcaatcttCATACCAAATcatcttattttgatttttatagtttgataTTAAAAGGAGAATAGACCAAACAATATTAATCAAAACTAAGAAAGACATCTGGAAACTGAAAacgttaatatttttttattattttaattattatttcctGTTTTCGCACACTTTCATACAAACATACACACTAAACAAATGTTCGAAGTAAATTCATGTACATCACAATTTTACAAACAAGTTATACATGATGCATGagcacaaataaaatataaacactttggtacatatacaatatattacaTATAGTCAGAAAATGCTGCAACATGTATAGCAATATTAAattcctttttttcttcttaacttttattattttttatatgtaagtTTTTGAGATCTATACATGCTATTGCATGGcatcctttttaaaaaaatccccTGAGTCGAATCTTTGCGTCTGAGGTTCCCACCTTCTAAGCCTGAAAGACAAAATAAGCCAAATTGGAAAGGACATTACGTGATGGTACAATGTATAAGAAGCTATATTCATACTGCCAAACAACATTGTAGCATTTTCTAGGATTCATATATtcaaccatatacatgtatgtacaatttcTCTAATAGTTATAAAAATAGACATGACATTTTTCTCATATTTCTCAAATATGATTGTTTTTGTTAATGCACTTGGCCATTCATTTTAACTTTGAATGATTCCCCAGCGACAGAATGTTCAAAATGGTTTCTCTGTTTCTGCTGTTTCACCTAAAAAGATAAACTCTGTATAGGTTTTACGTTATTAGTATTTTCATTCTAACTAAAATTCCTcaattgctgtttttttttatatttttatttatatttcgaGACACTGTTAAAAACATAAGCCATCTTGAATCCATAATGCGATTAAGAGCAGTGTACTTGCGTtacaaaaatatttgcataaatgatgatttttttttcaagtatcacttttttttttgttggaaaatattaataatatcATTGCTGAGACATACCCGCTGAATTCCTAAATTCAGAGTaacttatgtacatgtatgtacactgTGAATTATTATTATAAGATATGTTTATCTATTGGCGTCAATACGACTTAACTAAACTGAACATGCCAACccagaaataaatatttgactTTACGAAAGGACATAAAATGACGGCCTCAAACAGGGAAATTGGTAGTTGTTATATGCttcatgaaaaaaaatctgtcGAACTGCATGCTTCTTAATGGTTATATTTGCTAGTTACTAAGATAATTTTGAATGGCGGCTTATTTGGCCAAATGCTAACCTGTTAATTTATCGACGGGTCCCATCTCAATAGTGGGTATAAGTCTGTCGGTTGTGGAGTAAACATCTGTTATGAAAAAGACGGAATCATTTTCACAGTTGTCAATCAAAATTCAAGAATAGCAATGCAGACGTATGAGAAAAAGGACATTTTTATCTAAaataatgattcaaaattttcaaactaATGTCCTTTTCTCAGTGTTTTTAGTctgatgatttgtttttgtattttgccCTTATTAGAATAGCACTCGGCccatttatttcataaataattGGAATCATATGCAGACGGTGTCACTTCCAACTCCTGTACAAGGCAATGTGTTGTTGATAACTAATTTTGTCTGTCCGGAAAGTTAAGTCCCTATAGTGGTATGATCTTTAACATCTCGTTTTACCTACCCTATCGTTAAACGTTGTTTGACGCTTTTTTCTCCAGACACAAACTGCGACAATTACGATAATTGCTATGAGTATTAAGATTGCTGTCACTCCCACGGCTGCTTTAGCTTCATTTGTCAATAAACAAACTGGCGTCCTGTCTCCACAGTGATCAAAACCGGAACAACGAAGGTTTTCTGGGATACATCTCTGGTTGTAACACTTGTATTCATTATCTTTGCATGGTGCTGGAAGTAAAATATCGTTGCGTTAGTAAAACTTGAATATATAGTCGGGCTTTATTTGTTGGAAATTAAACAGTCACACATTCGAATACCAgcatagtttatatatataattaaaagcaCCCAACGGGTATCTTATCATTGCAGTTGATAAGTAAAGCTACATTGCCTTAGGGGACTATCTGGAAGCATCATATAATGTAATACTATTAAGTCTGCTAGTGTGTGTTATATGCAAAATTCTTTTATcaatagtatatatatacaaatcatatAAACTTCAAACAGTTGTTGAAATTACCGTAATAAACTTACCTAAATGGAAAGCTGAAATAATCATGTCAAATCCTCTATGGATAGAGTTTGTTGGTCCCGATCGAAATCGGGCAGTGAGATACCCTCTTTGGGTTGTGTAGGAATCTGCTAGTGGTATAGTTCTAACATTTCTGTTCCCACATATTTGATTGGGCGCTCCTGAAATTAAAACAACAGTTCTTTGTTTGTAAAATGGTATAACTGAATACATAAATGTTTTAGACGATAATATAATTTCACGTAAATTAAATATATTCTTGTAACCCCAATTAAAATGTTTCATGAGACCCTCCTAAAAATATTTTTCGCGAATATTGACTTCATTTTCTGGACTTCAAATTGTACATTATTTTTCTCCCCTATTGATTGATTATACTGGTCCGTCACcatttgtaaattaaaaactTTGATCGCACCATGAATTcattcttttaacatgtttaaattgttctatataagcATGAAATATGTTCTACTGGacataaaacatacaaaaatcaTACTGATACAATTGCTCTGAGTACGGACTTATAATATGTATCTAATTAGTAATTACATTCTTTATTTAACATAGTGTTTTTTTCTCCTTACCTGCTAAGAACTGTGCTGCCTGTGTTCTCCCATCGTATAATGTTAGATAATCATCGGTACACTGTCCCGAGGGCAGGGCATCTATATCCAAATTTTGAAGTTTTACAGAAAGTTGTTTATTCGGATGTGGTTCAATGGCCACAATACAGTCTAGATTTCTTCTGTACGCCTGTGGACTAACTCTCAATAGAATGGCGTCTTCATTCAAAGCTAGAAAGTTTATCTGCTGGTTACACAACTGTTCCATGTACACTACAAACAATaagtcaattttaaaatattaattcattTGGATATTTGTGAATTCGTAgtataaaataaggaaatgtggtatgatttccaatgatatAACTTCCtgccagagaccaaatgataatGATGTAAACGACTATAGGTCACTgtttgccttcaacaatgagcaaacacaATATCGTATAGGTCTGATTTGTACCCAAAATAACGAAAATAATAAGGCAGACAGCACTAAATTACAGACTTTGTTctattaaaaattgatttt includes:
- the LOC139522561 gene encoding neuropilin and tolloid-like protein 1 isoform X3 produces the protein MELNIFFSVVLLCMFSRNILALRELYMEQLCNQQINFLALNEDAILLRVSPQAYRRNLDCIVAIEPHPNKQLSVKLQNLDIDALPSGQCTDDYLTLYDGRTQAAQFLAGAPNQICGNRNVRTIPLADSYTTQRGYLTARFRSGPTNSIHRGFDMIISAFHLAPCKDNEYKCYNQRCIPENLRCSGFDHCGDRTPVCLLTNEAKAAVGVTAILILIAIIVIVAVCVWRKKRQTTFNDRA
- the LOC139522561 gene encoding low-density lipoprotein receptor-related protein 12-like isoform X1, which translates into the protein MELNIFFSVVLLCMFSRNILALRELYMEQLCNQQINFLALNEDAILLRVSPQAYRRNLDCIVAIEPHPNKQLSVKLQNLDIDALPSGQCTDDYLTLYDGRTQAAQFLAGAPNQICGNRNVRTIPLADSYTTQRGYLTARFRSGPTNSIHRGFDMIISAFHLAPCKDNEYKCYNQRCIPENLRCSGFDHCGDRTPVCLLTNEAKAAVGVTAILILIAIIVIVAVCVWRKKRQTTFNDRVKQQKQRNHFEHSVAGESFKVKMNGQVH
- the LOC139522561 gene encoding neuropilin and tolloid-like protein 1 isoform X2; the protein is MELNIFFSVVLLCMFSRNILALRELYMEQLCNQQINFLALNEDAILLRVSPQAYRRNLDCIVAIEPHPNKQLSVKLQNLDIDALPSGQCTDDYLTLYDGRTQAAQFLAGAPNQICGNRNVRTIPLADSYTTQRGYLTARFRSGPTNSIHRGFDMIISAFHLAPCKDNEYKCYNQRCIPENLRCSGFDHCGDRTPVCLLTNEAKAAVGVTAILILIAIIVIVAVCVWRKKRQTTFNDRSLSF